In Ruminococcaceae bacterium BL-4, one DNA window encodes the following:
- the rpoC gene encoding RNA polymerase (beta' subunit) (Evidence 2a : Function from experimental evidences in other organisms; PubMedId : 10672039, 10675340, 10910724, 11029421, 9795209, 10438769, 23070162, 22720735; Product type e : enzyme), whose amino-acid sequence MECEFESIKIGLASPEKIREWSHGEVKKPETINYRTLKPERDGLFCERIFGPQKDWECHCGKYKRIRYKGKICDRCGVEVTRAKVRRERMGHIELAAPVSHIWYFKGIPSRMGLVLDISPRMLEKVLYFAMYIVTDPGNVRELQKKQLLTEKEYRDLREKYEDDFDAGMGAEAIKKLLEEVDLESTSQELKDELANASGQKRIRILKRLEVIEAFRLSGNRPEWMILDAVPVIPPDIRPMVQLDGGRFATSDLNDLYRRVINRNNRLKRLLELSAPDIIVRNEKRMLQEAVDALIDNGRRGRPVTGPNNRPLKSLSDMLKGKQGRFRQNLLGKRVDYSGRSVIVVGPELKMYQCGLPKEMALELFKPFVMKRLVETGAAGNIKAARKAVERAKLEVWDALEIVIKNHPVLLNRAPTLHRLGIQAFEPVLVEGRAMKLHPLACTAYNADFDGDQMAVHLPLSGEAQAEARFLMLAAGNLLKPSDGRPVTVPTQDMVLGSYWLTLDRDGEKGEGKIFKDIDEAIMAYDNKVIDLHAQIKVRRSVVYHEETITGLMDTTVGKIIFNRPIPQDLGFIDRTKRENALKFEVDFLVGKKQLGNIIERCIRIHGTADTSEVLDSIKSQGYKYSALSGITVAVCDATIPPQKKEIIAGAEDKIDLVSDQYKEGMLSNEERHAAVLKIWGQATEDVSNALQKNLDRYNPIFMMADSGARGSMSQIRQLAGMRGLIANTSGETIEIPIRANYREGLNILEYFISSRGARKGLADTALRTADSGYLTRRLVDVSQDVIIYEDDCGATDGLEVYDIKEGKEVIEPLSERLLGRYLVENFVDEKTGEVLVSKDKMMTAADAELIVSRGVKRIKIRSVLGCCAKHGVCKKCYGMNLATGSEVTVGEAVGIVAAQSIGEPGTQLTMRTFHTGGVASAEDITQGLPRVEELFEGRRPKHLAIIAEIAGKITFEDIKKNRHVVVTNDKGESRSYLIPFGSRIIVNEGDQITAGTRLTEGSVNPHDVLAISGTQAVQDYLIEEVQRVYRMQGVDINDKHIEVIVRQMMKKVRIEEPGDTTLLPGSVVEKSNFREANAEIRDRIATGEEGLKEATCSPVLLGITKASLATESFLSAASFQETTRVLTDAAIKGKVDHLTGLKENVIIGKLIPAGTGMKCYRDVQVEHEDQSLTSHAI is encoded by the coding sequence ATGGAATGTGAATTTGAATCGATTAAAATTGGTCTGGCTTCTCCCGAAAAAATCCGTGAATGGTCGCATGGTGAAGTCAAAAAACCTGAAACGATCAACTATCGTACTTTAAAACCGGAACGCGACGGCCTGTTCTGCGAGCGCATTTTTGGGCCGCAGAAGGACTGGGAATGCCATTGCGGAAAATATAAACGGATTCGTTATAAGGGCAAGATTTGCGACCGCTGTGGTGTTGAAGTTACCAGAGCAAAGGTTCGCCGTGAACGTATGGGTCATATCGAATTGGCGGCTCCTGTGTCACATATTTGGTATTTTAAAGGAATTCCTTCCCGTATGGGATTGGTTTTGGATATTTCTCCCCGTATGTTGGAGAAAGTGCTTTATTTTGCAATGTATATCGTTACAGATCCGGGCAATGTCCGTGAGCTGCAGAAAAAACAACTTCTGACAGAAAAAGAATACCGGGATCTGCGCGAAAAATATGAAGATGATTTTGACGCCGGCATGGGTGCTGAGGCGATCAAAAAGCTTTTGGAAGAAGTCGATTTGGAATCGACCTCTCAGGAATTAAAGGATGAGCTTGCAAATGCTTCCGGCCAAAAACGGATCCGCATTCTGAAACGTTTGGAAGTCATTGAGGCATTCCGCCTTTCCGGCAACCGCCCCGAATGGATGATTTTGGACGCGGTTCCGGTTATCCCGCCGGATATCCGCCCAATGGTTCAGTTGGACGGCGGACGGTTTGCAACCTCTGATCTGAACGATCTGTATCGTCGTGTTATTAACCGAAATAATCGCTTAAAGCGTTTGCTGGAACTCTCTGCACCAGACATTATCGTACGCAATGAAAAGCGTATGTTGCAGGAAGCGGTCGATGCTTTGATCGATAACGGCCGCCGCGGCCGTCCGGTCACAGGCCCTAATAACCGCCCGTTAAAATCCCTTTCTGATATGCTGAAAGGCAAACAGGGACGTTTCCGCCAGAACTTGCTTGGCAAACGTGTTGACTATTCCGGCCGTTCTGTTATCGTGGTTGGCCCTGAACTGAAAATGTATCAGTGCGGACTGCCTAAGGAGATGGCATTGGAACTCTTTAAGCCTTTTGTAATGAAACGCTTGGTGGAAACCGGTGCTGCAGGAAATATTAAAGCTGCCCGTAAAGCAGTAGAACGCGCAAAGCTGGAAGTCTGGGATGCACTCGAGATTGTCATTAAGAATCATCCCGTTCTTCTGAACCGTGCACCTACGTTGCACCGCTTAGGAATTCAGGCTTTTGAACCGGTTTTGGTAGAAGGCCGTGCGATGAAACTTCATCCGTTGGCGTGTACAGCTTACAACGCCGACTTCGATGGCGACCAGATGGCAGTGCATCTTCCGCTTTCCGGTGAGGCGCAGGCAGAAGCACGTTTCCTGATGCTGGCAGCCGGCAACCTTTTGAAGCCTTCTGACGGACGTCCGGTTACCGTACCGACGCAGGATATGGTGTTGGGGTCTTATTGGCTGACCTTGGACCGTGACGGCGAAAAGGGCGAAGGCAAAATCTTTAAAGATATCGATGAAGCAATTATGGCCTATGATAATAAAGTCATCGACCTTCATGCACAGATTAAAGTTCGCCGCTCTGTTGTTTATCATGAAGAGACCATTACGGGTTTGATGGATACAACGGTCGGCAAGATTATCTTTAACCGTCCGATTCCGCAGGATCTAGGCTTTATCGATCGTACAAAACGCGAGAATGCTTTGAAATTTGAAGTCGATTTTCTGGTTGGCAAGAAGCAGCTTGGAAATATTATCGAGCGCTGCATTAGAATTCATGGAACCGCTGATACCAGTGAGGTTTTGGATTCGATTAAATCACAGGGATATAAATATTCGGCACTGTCTGGAATTACAGTTGCTGTTTGTGATGCAACAATTCCTCCGCAGAAGAAAGAGATTATTGCCGGAGCGGAAGATAAGATTGATCTTGTTTCTGATCAGTATAAAGAAGGTATGCTCTCGAACGAAGAACGCCATGCAGCTGTTCTGAAAATCTGGGGACAGGCGACCGAAGATGTTTCGAATGCTTTGCAGAAAAACTTGGATCGTTACAATCCAATCTTTATGATGGCGGATTCCGGCGCGCGTGGTTCTATGAGTCAGATTCGTCAGCTCGCCGGTATGCGTGGATTGATTGCAAATACTTCCGGTGAAACAATTGAAATTCCAATTCGTGCGAATTATCGTGAAGGTCTGAATATCTTGGAATACTTCATTTCTTCCCGTGGTGCTCGAAAAGGTTTGGCTGATACTGCTCTGCGTACTGCTGACTCCGGATACCTTACCCGTCGTTTGGTTGATGTTTCGCAGGATGTCATTATTTACGAAGATGACTGCGGTGCAACCGATGGTCTTGAAGTTTACGACATTAAAGAGGGCAAAGAAGTCATTGAGCCTCTGAGTGAGCGTCTCTTGGGACGCTATCTGGTAGAAAATTTTGTAGATGAAAAGACCGGAGAAGTCCTTGTTTCCAAAGATAAGATGATGACTGCGGCCGATGCGGAACTGATCGTCTCCCGTGGCGTTAAGAGAATTAAGATTCGCTCTGTTTTGGGTTGCTGCGCAAAGCACGGTGTTTGCAAGAAGTGCTATGGTATGAACCTGGCGACAGGATCTGAAGTGACAGTCGGCGAAGCAGTTGGTATCGTTGCAGCACAGTCTATCGGCGAACCTGGCACACAGTTGACCATGCGTACCTTCCATACTGGCGGTGTTGCCAGTGCAGAAGATATTACACAAGGTCTTCCACGTGTTGAGGAACTGTTCGAAGGACGTCGGCCAAAGCATTTGGCAATTATTGCTGAAATTGCCGGCAAGATTACTTTTGAAGATATCAAGAAGAATCGCCATGTGGTGGTCACAAACGATAAGGGCGAATCCCGTAGCTACCTGATTCCGTTTGGTTCCAGAATTATTGTCAACGAGGGAGACCAAATCACTGCAGGCACACGCCTGACAGAAGGTTCTGTCAATCCGCACGATGTTTTGGCAATCAGCGGCACACAGGCAGTGCAGGATTATCTGATCGAAGAAGTTCAGCGCGTTTACCGGATGCAGGGCGTTGATATCAACGATAAGCATATTGAGGTAATTGTTCGTCAGATGATGAAGAAAGTTCGTATCGAAGAGCCTGGAGATACCACTCTGCTGCCCGGATCTGTTGTAGAGAAGAGCAACTTTAGAGAAGCCAACGCAGAGATTCGTGATCGGATTGCAACTGGAGAAGAGGGGCTCAAAGAAGCTACTTGCAGCCCAGTGCTACTTGGTATCACAAAGGCGTCTCTTGCTACGGAGTCCTTCCTCTCGGCTGCTTCTTTCCAGGAGACCACTCGAGTTTTGACTGATGCTGCAATCAAGGGCAAGGTTGATCATTTGACAGGCCTTAAAGAAAACGTTATCATCGGTAAACTCATTCCTGCTGGTACTGGTATGAAGTGCTATCGAGATGTTCAGGTTGAACATGAAGATCAGAGCTTGACAAGCCATGCAATTTAG
- the rpsL gene encoding ribosomal protein S12 (BS12) (Evidence 2a : Function from experimental evidences in other organisms; PubMedId : 11489846, 12682299, 16484214, 18252828, 19383706, 20007320; Product type s : structure), which yields MPTFNQLVHTGRAVIEKKAKAPALLKGWNSKKRIAIDQNSPQKRGVCTAVKTSTPKKPNSALRKIARVRLSNGLEVTSYIPGVGHNLQEHSVVMIRGGRVKDLPGVRYHIIRGTLDAQGVEKRMQARSKYGAKRPKAGAAKKK from the coding sequence ATGCCTACTTTTAACCAACTGGTTCATACCGGACGTGCGGTCATTGAAAAAAAGGCCAAAGCGCCGGCTCTGCTCAAGGGATGGAACTCCAAGAAGCGCATTGCAATCGATCAGAATTCCCCCCAAAAACGTGGTGTCTGCACTGCTGTGAAGACTTCTACTCCGAAAAAGCCGAACTCTGCACTTCGTAAGATTGCTCGTGTTCGTCTTTCTAACGGCTTGGAAGTGACCTCTTATATTCCTGGTGTCGGTCATAACCTGCAGGAGCACAGTGTTGTCATGATCCGTGGCGGTCGTGTTAAGGATCTGCCTGGTGTACGTTATCATATCATCCGTGGTACTTTGGATGCTCAGGGTGTTGAAAAGCGTATGCAGGCCCGTTCTAAATACGGTGCAAAACGCCCGAAGGCCGGAGCTGCTAAGAAGAAATAA
- the rpsG gene encoding ribosomal protein S7 (BS7) (Evidence 2a : Function from experimental evidences in other organisms; PubMedId : 8722036, 12682299, 19653700; Product type s : structure) codes for MPRRGNIAKRDVLPDPLYNSKLVTRLVNNIMIDGKKGVAQKIVYGAFEIIQDKTGKEPLEVFEAAMENVMPSLEVKARRVGGATYQVPMEVRPERRQTLGLRWITTYSRQRSERTMRERLAGEILDAVNGAGGAAKKRDDTHKMAEANRAFAHYRW; via the coding sequence GTGCCAAGAAGAGGTAATATCGCAAAACGTGATGTTTTGCCCGATCCGCTTTATAATTCCAAATTAGTCACCCGTCTTGTTAACAACATCATGATCGATGGTAAGAAGGGCGTAGCCCAGAAGATCGTTTATGGTGCGTTTGAGATTATTCAAGACAAAACGGGTAAAGAGCCCCTCGAAGTTTTTGAGGCGGCTATGGAGAACGTAATGCCTTCGTTAGAGGTTAAGGCCCGTCGTGTAGGCGGCGCTACCTATCAGGTCCCAATGGAGGTTCGCCCCGAGCGTCGTCAGACTTTGGGTCTGCGCTGGATTACAACGTATTCCCGTCAGCGTTCTGAGCGGACGATGAGAGAACGGCTTGCCGGAGAAATCCTCGATGCTGTAAACGGTGCAGGCGGCGCGGCTAAGAAGCGCGATGATACGCACAAGATGGCCGAAGCAAACAGAGCATTCGCACATTACAGATGGTAA
- the fusA gene encoding elongation factor G (Evidence 2a : Function from experimental evidences in other organisms; PubMedId : 815236, 815243, 1556067, 4629789, 19366171, 22720735; Product type e : enzyme), giving the protein MPRQVSLEKTRNIGIMAHIDAGKTTTTERILYYTGVNHKIGEVHDGAATMDWMVQEQERGITITSAATTCFWTNSKYFGDPDKNRDYRINIIDTPGHVDFTVEVERSLRVLDGSVTVFCAKGGVEPQSETVWRQAEEYHVPRMAYVNKMDIMGANFYNVIDMMKSRLKCNAVPIQLPIGSEDSFRGIIDLIDMTADIYYDDMGKDMRVEEIPDDMKEKAEEYHTALIEHVAEQDDALMEKYLDGEELTRDEIIATIRKATIANKFVPVTCGTSYRNKGVQKLLDAIVAFMPAPTDIPAIRGTNPETGEEEDRHSSDDEPFSALAFKIATDPFVGKLCFIRVYSGVLMTGSTVYNSTKDCDERIGRILQMHANHRQDLDEVYAGDIAAAIGVKNTTTGDTLCDEKHPVVLESMEFPEPVIRVAIEPKTKAGQEKMGIALAKLAEEDPTFKAYTDEETGQTIIAGMGELHLEIIVDRLLREFHVEANIGKPQVAYKETIRKHADVECKYVRQSGGKGQYGHVKIKVDPNPEKGYEFVNATVGGSIPKEYIPAVDQGIQGAMQAGVLAGYNVVDVRVELYDGSYHEVDSSEMAFKIAGSMAFKDAMKKADPVILEPIMKVTVTVPEEYMGDVIGDLNSRRGMIGGMDAMGGAEQIHAMVPLSEMFGYATDMRSKTQGRGQFVMEPDHYAEVPKNISEKIISERTKSN; this is encoded by the coding sequence ATGCCCAGGCAGGTATCACTTGAAAAAACTCGTAATATCGGCATCATGGCTCATATTGATGCCGGTAAAACAACCACGACCGAACGTATCCTGTATTACACGGGCGTGAATCATAAGATTGGTGAGGTGCACGATGGTGCAGCCACCATGGACTGGATGGTTCAGGAGCAGGAGAGAGGCATTACTATCACTTCTGCCGCAACAACTTGTTTCTGGACGAACAGCAAGTATTTTGGTGATCCGGATAAGAACCGTGATTACCGAATCAATATTATCGACACTCCCGGCCACGTTGACTTTACAGTTGAAGTTGAACGTTCCCTGCGTGTATTGGACGGTTCTGTAACCGTTTTCTGTGCAAAGGGCGGCGTTGAGCCTCAGTCTGAAACAGTTTGGCGTCAGGCTGAAGAGTATCATGTTCCCCGTATGGCATATGTTAACAAAATGGACATCATGGGTGCCAATTTCTATAATGTAATTGACATGATGAAGAGCCGTTTAAAGTGCAATGCTGTACCGATCCAGCTGCCAATTGGCAGTGAGGACAGCTTCCGCGGAATTATCGATCTGATCGATATGACTGCCGATATCTATTATGATGATATGGGCAAGGATATGCGTGTGGAAGAAATTCCGGACGACATGAAGGAAAAAGCAGAGGAATACCATACAGCACTGATCGAGCATGTTGCTGAACAAGATGATGCACTGATGGAAAAATATCTGGATGGCGAAGAGCTTACCCGTGATGAGATCATTGCAACCATTCGTAAAGCAACCATTGCTAATAAGTTTGTTCCGGTTACCTGTGGTACTTCTTATCGGAATAAAGGTGTACAGAAGCTGCTGGATGCAATCGTTGCATTTATGCCTGCTCCGACCGATATCCCGGCTATCCGCGGTACAAACCCCGAAACTGGTGAGGAAGAGGATCGTCATTCTTCTGATGATGAACCGTTCTCCGCATTGGCATTTAAGATTGCAACGGATCCTTTCGTCGGAAAACTTTGCTTTATCCGTGTTTATTCCGGTGTATTGATGACTGGTTCTACCGTTTATAATTCCACAAAGGATTGTGATGAGAGAATCGGTCGTATTTTGCAGATGCACGCAAACCACCGTCAGGACCTCGATGAGGTTTATGCTGGTGATATTGCGGCGGCAATCGGCGTAAAGAATACGACTACCGGTGATACACTCTGCGATGAGAAGCATCCGGTCGTTCTGGAATCCATGGAATTCCCGGAACCTGTTATCCGTGTTGCAATTGAGCCGAAGACCAAAGCTGGTCAGGAAAAGATGGGAATTGCTCTTGCCAAACTGGCAGAAGAAGATCCTACTTTTAAGGCTTATACAGATGAAGAAACCGGCCAGACCATTATTGCAGGAATGGGCGAACTTCATTTGGAGATTATTGTTGACCGTTTGCTGCGTGAATTTCACGTGGAAGCAAATATCGGCAAACCGCAGGTCGCTTATAAGGAAACAATCCGTAAGCATGCAGACGTAGAATGCAAATATGTCCGTCAGTCCGGTGGTAAAGGCCAGTATGGTCACGTTAAGATTAAGGTTGATCCGAATCCGGAAAAGGGTTATGAATTTGTCAATGCAACTGTTGGCGGTTCTATCCCGAAGGAATATATTCCGGCTGTTGACCAAGGTATCCAAGGCGCTATGCAGGCAGGTGTTCTTGCCGGCTATAATGTTGTGGATGTCAGGGTTGAGCTGTATGATGGTTCTTATCATGAAGTCGACTCCTCTGAAATGGCATTTAAGATCGCCGGTTCTATGGCATTTAAGGATGCAATGAAGAAGGCTGATCCGGTCATTCTGGAACCGATTATGAAAGTAACCGTTACTGTTCCGGAAGAGTATATGGGCGACGTTATCGGTGACTTGAACTCTCGCCGCGGCATGATTGGCGGTATGGATGCTATGGGCGGCGCTGAGCAGATTCATGCAATGGTTCCATTGTCTGAAATGTTCGGATATGCAACAGATATGCGTTCCAAGACACAAGGCCGTGGCCAGTTCGTCATGGAGCCGGATCATTATGCAGAAGTTCCGAAGAATATTTCTGAAAAGATTATCAGCGAGCGTACAAAGAGCAACTGA
- the tufA gene encoding elongation factor Tu (Evidence 2a : Function from experimental evidences in other organisms; PubMedId : 10774755, 12682299, 7706132, 20133608, 22938038, 22720735, 30396900; Product type f : factor) — protein MAKEKFDRSLPHVNIGTIGHVDHGKTTLTAAITKVLSFEGDAEFKDYANIDSAPEERERGITINTAHVEYHTAKRHYAHVDCPGHADYVKNMITGAAQMDGAILVVSAADGPMPQTREHILLARQVGVPYIVVFMNKCDQVDDPELLDLVEMEIRDLLNEYDFPGDDTPIIRGSALKALESTSTDTNAPEYKCIHELMDAVDDYIPTPDRKSDMPFLMPVEDVFTITGRGTVATGRVERGKVKIGEEVEIIGLTTERKKSVVTGLEMFRKTLDYAEAGDNIGVLLRGIQREEIERGQVLAKPGTVHPHTKFHAQVYVLTKDEGGRHTPFFNNYRPQFYFRTTDVTGVITLPEGTEMCMPGDHIEMDVELITPIAIEEGLRFAIREGGHTVGSGVVIKINE, from the coding sequence ATGGCAAAGGAAAAGTTTGACAGATCTCTGCCCCATGTAAACATTGGTACTATTGGCCATGTTGACCACGGCAAGACCACTTTAACAGCTGCAATTACCAAGGTACTAAGCTTTGAAGGCGATGCTGAGTTTAAGGATTATGCCAACATCGATAGTGCTCCTGAAGAGCGTGAGCGTGGTATTACAATCAATACTGCTCATGTTGAGTATCATACTGCAAAGCGTCATTACGCCCATGTTGACTGCCCGGGCCATGCTGACTACGTTAAGAACATGATCACCGGTGCTGCTCAGATGGATGGCGCAATCCTTGTCGTTTCTGCAGCTGATGGCCCGATGCCTCAGACTCGTGAGCATATCCTGCTCGCTCGTCAGGTTGGCGTGCCTTATATCGTTGTCTTTATGAATAAATGCGATCAGGTTGATGATCCTGAGCTGCTTGATTTGGTAGAGATGGAAATCCGTGATCTGCTGAACGAGTATGACTTCCCGGGCGATGATACCCCGATTATCCGTGGTTCCGCTCTGAAGGCTCTGGAGTCTACTTCTACTGATACAAATGCACCTGAGTACAAGTGCATTCATGAGTTGATGGATGCAGTTGATGACTATATCCCGACTCCTGACCGTAAATCCGATATGCCTTTCCTGATGCCTGTTGAAGACGTCTTCACAATTACCGGCCGTGGCACTGTTGCAACTGGCCGTGTAGAGCGTGGCAAGGTTAAGATTGGCGAAGAAGTTGAAATCATTGGCCTTACTACTGAGCGCAAGAAGTCTGTTGTTACAGGCCTTGAAATGTTCCGTAAGACTTTGGATTATGCAGAGGCCGGCGATAATATCGGTGTTCTGCTTCGTGGTATTCAGCGTGAAGAGATCGAGCGTGGCCAGGTCCTGGCAAAGCCCGGTACTGTTCATCCGCATACCAAATTCCATGCTCAGGTTTACGTCCTGACCAAAGATGAAGGCGGTCGTCATACTCCGTTCTTCAACAACTATCGTCCGCAGTTCTATTTCCGTACCACCGATGTTACCGGTGTTATCACTCTGCCGGAAGGCACTGAGATGTGCATGCCTGGCGATCACATCGAGATGGATGTTGAACTGATTACTCCTATCGCAATCGAGGAAGGCCTCCGCTTCGCTATCCGTGAAGGCGGCCATACTGTCGGTTCCGGTGTTGTTATTAAGATCAACGAGTAA
- a CDS encoding CapA family protein has protein sequence MKVQRKEKRRLPRRTLLFRTSVILAAVGLGLILFFTFDRYGKSVQTEVQTNAVVSSQEGQAPKTTSVTILGAGDNLIHEALYEHVKAADGGYDFRPYYKKVKPYISAADIATLNQETPLATSIYEPSGYPCFNTPTQAGDALIDTGFDLINQGNNHILDMGPEGIEATLNYWQAKNIPVTGAYRNEDDLQNIRIIEKNGIKVAFLGFVEMTNGNELPSDSPLRIVYTSDTDVVKQLIQKAKSMADVVVVHAHWGNEDDYKLSDNEKTLSQEMVDWGADIIFGNHVHVLQELKVLTRKSDGAQCPVMYAFGNFLSGQEDINELISGLLTVTVTKNLSTAKTTVTDLKFKPIVTHYEGDRENLCIYPLSEYTEQLAEKHGVNQFMPGFSLDFIKKIVNQSIPKEYQDNT, from the coding sequence ATGAAAGTTCAGAGAAAAGAGAAGCGTAGGTTACCGCGCCGGACACTTTTATTCCGGACAAGTGTTATTTTGGCCGCAGTGGGTTTGGGATTGATTTTATTTTTTACTTTTGATAGATACGGGAAATCAGTACAGACGGAAGTTCAAACAAATGCTGTAGTGTCGTCGCAGGAAGGACAAGCTCCAAAGACAACATCTGTGACAATTTTAGGGGCCGGTGACAATTTAATTCATGAGGCTCTTTACGAGCATGTGAAAGCAGCTGACGGTGGTTATGATTTTAGACCTTATTATAAAAAAGTGAAACCTTATATCAGTGCAGCAGATATTGCAACTTTGAATCAAGAAACGCCGCTGGCAACATCTATTTATGAGCCAAGCGGGTATCCGTGCTTTAATACGCCGACGCAGGCTGGCGATGCTTTGATTGATACTGGTTTTGATTTGATCAATCAAGGAAATAATCATATACTGGATATGGGCCCAGAAGGAATTGAAGCAACGCTTAATTATTGGCAGGCAAAAAATATTCCGGTAACTGGTGCCTATCGAAATGAGGATGATCTGCAAAATATTCGTATAATCGAAAAAAACGGGATTAAGGTTGCTTTTTTAGGATTTGTCGAAATGACAAACGGCAATGAGCTTCCCTCTGATTCCCCTTTAAGGATCGTTTATACCAGTGATACCGATGTGGTAAAACAGCTGATTCAGAAAGCAAAATCCATGGCAGATGTAGTTGTAGTGCATGCACATTGGGGAAATGAAGACGATTATAAGCTTTCTGATAATGAAAAAACACTTTCTCAGGAGATGGTTGATTGGGGTGCCGATATCATATTTGGGAATCATGTGCATGTTTTGCAGGAACTTAAAGTGCTGACTAGAAAGAGTGATGGAGCACAATGCCCAGTCATGTATGCGTTCGGTAATTTCCTTTCCGGGCAGGAAGACATCAATGAATTAATCAGTGGCCTTTTAACGGTGACTGTTACGAAAAATTTGTCAACAGCAAAAACGACCGTGACAGATCTGAAGTTTAAACCAATCGTCACACATTACGAGGGAGACCGAGAAAATCTTTGTATTTATCCGCTGAGTGAATATACAGAGCAGTTAGCAGAGAAGCATGGGGTGAATCAATTTATGCCCGGATTCTCATTGGACTTTATTAAAAAAATTGTCAATCAGTCTATTCCAAAGGAATATCAAGATAACACCTGA
- a CDS encoding Riboflavin transporter: MPNFTNETTINKSKSTDIRRIAMIGMLSALAFIIMYFEVPLPFLPSFYKIDFSEVPVLIGGFAMGPVAAAIIEGVKVILHLVIKGTPTAGIGDFANFIIGCGLVVPASMIYKCHKSRKNAVVGMTVGVLVMAVVGGLLNAFLLLPAYAAAFHMPMEAIVGMGTSVNHAIVDVPTLVLFATTPLNLIKGILASILTLLLYKRVSPLVHGRV, from the coding sequence ATGCCAAATTTTACAAATGAAACGACGATCAACAAGAGTAAGAGTACGGATATTCGTAGAATTGCGATGATCGGAATGCTTTCTGCATTAGCCTTTATTATCATGTATTTTGAAGTGCCGCTTCCGTTTTTGCCGTCCTTTTATAAAATTGACTTTAGTGAAGTTCCAGTGCTGATTGGCGGATTTGCAATGGGGCCGGTTGCTGCAGCAATTATTGAAGGAGTAAAGGTCATTTTGCATTTGGTTATTAAAGGAACTCCTACCGCAGGAATTGGTGATTTTGCGAATTTTATCATTGGATGCGGACTTGTCGTCCCTGCTTCAATGATTTATAAATGCCATAAGAGCCGCAAAAATGCAGTCGTTGGTATGACAGTTGGCGTTTTAGTGATGGCTGTTGTCGGTGGACTTTTAAATGCTTTTCTTTTACTTCCGGCTTATGCTGCAGCATTCCATATGCCGATGGAAGCGATTGTTGGAATGGGTACCAGCGTAAACCATGCAATCGTTGATGTCCCGACTTTGGTGCTCTTTGCAACGACTCCGCTGAATCTGATCAAAGGTATTTTGGCATCAATTTTGACGCTTTTACTTTATAAACGGGTTAGTCCTTTGGTTCATGGAAGAGTCTAA